One Drosophila kikkawai strain 14028-0561.14 chromosome 3L, DkikHiC1v2, whole genome shotgun sequence genomic window carries:
- the LOC108074972 gene encoding uncharacterized protein, with the protein MWPPLQVFILLLLGVAVQASEQNPCLDVRTAGFVCLNCTTLGYCVKDATGSWETISMLGCQSEHSFYCSDEGTYGCTWQAQCRVPKRGPFTCQQGGVFPDPYDCRRYHECSDLQVDTPRQCTNGAGYSTLTESCVLPRDSEQCLSAQFNCSRSGQVGGWNADTRYFYVCVNETAANNLYPLMMKCREGFVFENNACVPPELRNV; encoded by the coding sequence ATGTGGCCCCCACTTCAAGTCTTTATACTCCTGCTCCTCGGTGTTGCGGTCCAAGCATCCGAGCAAAATCCCTGCCTGGATGTGCGCACGGCAGGCTTTGTGTGCCTGAACTGCACCACATTGGGCTATTGCGTCAAGGATGCCACTGGTAGCTGGGAGACGATCTCGATGCTGGGCTGTCAATCGGAGCACAGCTTCTACTGCAGCGACGAGGGCACTTACGGATGCACCTGGCAGGCACAGTGTCGGGTGCCCAAGCGGGGACCGTTCACCTGCCAGCAGGGTGGCGTGTTTCCCGATCCCTATGACTGCCGGCGTTACCATGAGTGCAGTGACCTCCAGGTGGATACGCCTCGTCAGTGCACCAACGGAGCGGGCTACTCGACGCTCACGGAGTCCTGTGTCTTGCCTCGCGACAGTGAGCAATGCCTGAGCGCCCAGTTCAATTGCAGTCGGTCCGGACAGGTTGGCGGATGGAACGCGGACACCCGGTACTTCTATGTTTGCGTCAATGAGACGGCGGCCAACAACTTGTATCCCCTGATGATGAAGTGCCGCGAAGGATTCGTGTTCGAGAATAATGCGTGTGTTCCTCCGGAATTACggaatgtttaa
- the yellow-g gene encoding dopaminechrome tautomerase — MATQLLLLLALISAVLGGYTPSSSADESGSSNSIGSSKCDKNPLSELTFQLSGSSLHWPCESTKNIYVQSGRYVPRNVIVTRAQLQKDAAFVVLPRYKQGVPFTLGKVNLKKGECLTKIAPYPCWAIQEEGNCQALQSVVDIAVDQNGLLWALDVGIVNTLEQPIRRCGPKIVAINTANNKVVKSIDLSDLVTSESRLQFIVVDYSKDNKPFVYVADAGARSILVYDITGNKSYRIVLPKATAPTSDVLYVALTSKPDGTSTLFFSYLSSPRLYSIKGEYLRVGQGAGSIIDVGPKPYGKQAVLLGADGGTSLFFRYKGENDIYLWDSETCFKAANLQEVQRGGDCRLSTQVLPGHKRFMWALESNFHDFISDRTGCNGASIVLHPVVKECDD, encoded by the exons ATGGCCACCcagctgctactgctgctggctCTCATCTCCGCTGTCCTCGGCGGCTACACCCCTTCCTCCTCGGCGGATGAGTCCGGAAGCTCGAACAGCATCGGAAGCAGCAAGTGCGATAAGAATCCGCTTAGTGAGCTCACCTTCCAGCTGAGTGGAAGCAGCCTGCACTGGCCCTGCGAGTCCACCAAGAACATCTACGTCCAGTCGGGCAGATATGTGCCCAGGAATGTGATCGTGACCCGGGCCCAGCTGCAGAAGGATGCGGCCTTTGTGGTGCTGCCCAGGTATAAGCAGGGCGTGCCCTTTACCCTGGGTAAGGTGAACCTGAAGAAGGGCGAGTGCCTGACCAAAATTGCACCCTATCCCTGCTGGGCCATCCAGGAGGAGGGCAACTGCCAGGCACTGCAGTCCGTCGTGGACATTGCCGTCGATCAGAAT GGACTTCTGTGGGCCCTGGACGTGGGCATAGTGAATACTTTGGAGCAGCCCATTCGTCGCTGCGGCCCCAAGATCGTGGCCATCAACACGGCCAACAACAAGGTGGTGAAGAGCATCGACCTCAGCGACCTGGTCACCTCCGAGAGCCGTCTGCAGTTCATCGTGGTCGACTACTCCAAGGACAACAAGCCATTCGT CTATGTGGCTGATGCCGGAGCTCGCAGCATCCTGGTGTACGACATCACTGGCAACAAATCCTACCGCATTGTCCTGCCCAAGGCCACTGCACCCACCAGCGACGTCCTGTACGTGGCACTCACCTCCAAGCCGGACGGCACCTCCACTCTGTTCTTCAGCTACCTGAGCTCTCCGCGCCTGTACTCCATCAAGGGCGAGTATCTGCGCGTTGGCCAGGGTGCCGGCTCCATCATCGATGTTGGGCCGAAGCCTTATGGCAAGCAGGCGGTGCTTCTGGGCGCCGATGGCGGCACCTCGCTCTTCTTCCGCTACAAGGGCGAAAACGACATCTATCTGTGGGATTCGGAGACGTGCTTTAAGGCCGCCAATCTACAGGAGGTGCAGCGTGGCGGCGACTGCCGCCTGTCCACCCAGGTCTTGCCTGGTCATAAGCGATTCATGTGGGCGCTGGAGAGTAATTTCCATGACTTCATCTCGGATCGAACGGGATGCAATGGGGCCTCCATTGTCCTACATCCGGTGGTAAAAGAGTGCGACGACTAA
- the yellow-g2 gene encoding protein yellow, whose product MGMQLALILAAILGLAHSQGTKYGLWTPDRAHSDTQPVQWTGGQFEFPCASTKSLFKSSGKFIPKNVIATRAQLIGDTIYLALPRYRKGVPATLVKTSIKPGTCSTTFKPYPCWDLQEEGNCKALQSVVDLVVDQNEVLWVLDTGIVNTLETPVRKCPPKVVAMSVKTGKVLKTVSLEGLTSSSSRLQYLVVDYAPDGGCFVYVSDAANRAIIVYNLQADRGFRVVLPKAVTAGCRSRDVLYIALIRRDCGSTELYFTYLSTNKLFSLKSEYLRSGVADGRILDLGKKPTRMVIIGTDNGSAIFFRNEGDAEVYRWDTNSTFAEANFKPVYRSQTCQLVTHAVPDYKRNTMRVLQSNFPDYMQNRVGCGAIQQLGLMQGCW is encoded by the exons ATGGGAATGCAACTGGCGCTAATCCTGGCCGCCATCCTCGGGTTGGCCCACTCGCAGGGCACCAAGTACGGATTGTGGACACCGGATCGCGCCCACTCCGATACCCAGCCCGTCCAGTGGACCGGGGGACAGTTCGAGTTCCCCTGTGCTAGCACCAAGTCGCTCTTCAAGAGCTCCGGCAAGTTCATACCCAAGAATGTGATTGCCACGCGAGCCCAGCTGATCGGAGACACCATTTACCTGGCCCTACCACGCTACCGGAAGGGTGTTCCAGCCACTCTGGTGAAGACCAGTATAAAGCCGGGCACCTGCTCCACTACCTTCAAGCCATATCCCTGCTGGGATCTGCAAGAGGAGGGCAACTGCAAGGCCCTGCAGTCGGTGGTGGACCTAGTGGTGGACCAGAACGAAGTGCTCTGGGTTCTGGACACCGGCATTGTCAATACGTTGGAGACTCCCGTTCGGAAGTGTCCCCCGAAAGTGGTGGCCATGTCGGTGAAGACGGGCAAGGTTTTAAAGACAGTTTCCCTGGAGGGTCTGACCTCCAGCAGCTCTCGCCTGCAGTATCTGGTGGTGGACTATGCTCCGGATGGCGGATGCTTTGTCTATGTCAGCGATGCCGCCAACAGGGCCATCATCGTGTACAATCTCCAGGCGGATCGGGGATTCCGTGTGGTGCTGCCCAAGGCTGTCACAGCGGGCTGCCGTTCAAGGGATGTCCTTTACATTGCTCTCATCCGCCGCGATTGTGGCTCCACAGAGCTGTATTTCACGTACCTGAGCACCAACAAgctgttttctttaaaatctGAGTATCTGCGCAGCGGAGTGGCAGATGGAAGGATACTGG ACCTTGGCAAGAAGCCCACCCGCATGGTTATCATTGGCACGGACAACGGTTCGGCTATATTCTTCCGTAACGAAGGCGACGCGGAGGTTTACAGATGGGACACAAACTCCACGTTCGCGGAGGCTAACTTCAAGCCTGTGTACCGCAGTCAGACTTGCCAGCTGGTGACCCATGCGGTTCCGGATTACAAACGGAATACCATGCGGGTACTGCAGAGCAATTTTCCGGATTACATGCAGAACCGAGTGGGCTGCGGGGCCATCCAGCAATTGGGCCTGATGCAGGGCTGCTGGTAA